A window of the Tenebrio molitor chromosome 1, icTenMoli1.1, whole genome shotgun sequence genome harbors these coding sequences:
- the SelG gene encoding glycine-rich selenoprotein yields MVYVAGDGTIHQSPPWNLDRLTKVFYGAVYFVIFFFKSLVGLDGSSTSYGSSRSSGSAFRRSGGGGGGGGGGGGGGGPFRPGGGGPSKRIMTMKDINPPTIGGCPGGACGR; encoded by the exons ATGGTCTACGTTGCTGGAG ATGGAACGATTCATCAAAGTCCACCATGGAATTTGGATCGTCTCACGAAAGTGTTTTATGGTGCAGTCTACTtcgtaatattttt TTTTAAGAGCTTAGTTGGCTTAGATGGTAGTTCTACAAGTTATGGAAGTTCAAGATCTAGTGGTTCTGCATTCAGACGAAGTGGCGGAGGCGGGGGTGGTGGAGGTGGAGGAGGCGGCGGAGGAGGACCATTCAG GCCTGGCGGGGGAGGTCCCTCAAAACGCATAATGACCATGAAAGATATCAATCCACCTACTATAGGCGGATGTCCTGGAGGTGCTTGTGGGAGATAA
- the PIG-C gene encoding phosphatidylinositol N-acetylglucosaminyltransferase subunit C, producing MVIKKPWKKILYENQPYPDNYTDETFLRDLRTNIKLVSLSEAIWGATLLLEEFCTVIAFVLIYVYLFNEWVRPEAIFNISSVLTAASFVLYRFLYTKDVKNRFGHDLRTVLIFVVFGYLFSPVLHTLTDTISTDTIYTMTFFMMVIHLIFFDYGVSAAVVSNSLSLSAAIFASICLASRLASAYHAFIFITVAIELFVLFPLLRSKVKSFYVIGSLFLFDAYFLMKSSMLFMMLFILTAVFINIGCPTFFIRYQKYKSNIYGPWDEAIVDDADDAINEQCNKVE from the coding sequence atggtaataaaaaaaccttggaagaaaattttatatgaAAATCAACCATATCCTGACAATTATACAGACGAAACCTTTCTGAGAGACCTTAGGACTAACATCAAACTTGTATCCTTAAGTGAAGCGATATGGGGTGCCACCTTATTATTGGAAGAATTTTGTACAGTTATAGCATTTGTCTTAATATatgtgtatttatttaatgaatgGGTTCGACCGGAGGCCATTTTCAACATCTCTTCAGTGTTAACTGCAGCTAGTTTTGTTTTGTACAGATTCCTTTATACCAAAGACGTGAAAAATAGATTTGGCCATGACTTAAGAACAGTCTTAATTTTTGTGGTATTTGGTTACTTATTTTCACCTGTATTGCATACATTAACAGATACAATAAGCACTGACACAATTTATACAATGACTTTTTTTATGATGGTCattcacttaatttttttcgattatgGAGTTAGTGCTGCTGTAGTATCGAATAGTTTATCACTTAGTGCAGCAATTTTTGCTTCTATTTGTTTAGCTTCTCGATTAGCGTCAGCATATcatgcatttatttttataactgTTGCCATTGAATTGTTCGTACTATTCCCTTTATTGAGAAGTAAGGTCAAGTCTTTTTATGTCATTGGATCTCTGTTCTTATTTGATGcttattttttgatgaaaagTTCAATGTTGTTTATGatgctttttattttaacagcTGTTTTTATCAATATCGGTTGTCCTACTTTCTTTATAAGATaccaaaaatataaatcaaaCATTTATGGTCCCTGGGATGAGGCCATTGTTGATGATGCTGATGATGCAATTAATGAACAGTGTAACAAAGTTGAGTGA
- the RpL36 gene encoding large ribosomal subunit protein eL36: MAPRYELAVGLQRGHKTTKIPSGKTKADKVRPARLKGIQTKHTKFVRDLIREVVGHAPYEKRAMELLKVSKDKRALKFLKRRLGTHIRAKRKREELSNILTQMRKAQAHAK; encoded by the coding sequence ATGGCACCACGGTATGAACTTGCAGTTGGCTTGCAAAGAGGccacaaaacaacaaaaatcccATCCGGCAAGACAAAGGCCGACAAGGTCCGTCCTGCACGGTTGAAGGGGATCCAAACTAAACATACCAAATTTGTTCGTGATCTCATTCGTGAAGTTGTGGGACATGCTCCTTATGAGAAACGGGCAATGGAATTGTTGAAAGTGTCAAAAGATAAGCGAGCTCTTAAATTCTTGAAGCGTCGCCTTGGCACACACATCCGCGCTAAAAGGAAGCGTGAAGAATTGTCTAACATTCTTACACAAATGCGTAAAGCACAGGCTCATGCtaagtaa
- the LOC138122111 gene encoding putative serine protease K12H4.7 produces the protein MKLCALLLCLLYFCAEVNSWRFFHHGRMVGGNVGIPKPDKRRQSVKEVNEEWFTQQLDHFNPTDETTWQQRYYSNDEYFNAEKGGPVFLMIGGEGEASVKWMTQGSWVDSAEKYGALLFQVEHRYYGKSHPTEDLSTENLKYLTSQQALADLAAFIVAMNEKYKLPEDVKWIAFGGSYPGSLAAWLRVKYSHLVHGAMSASGPLLAQVDFKDYFRVITDSLASYSDDCVTAVKQGVSQIGVLLKQEIGQANLDQIFNLCDPVQESVDNEHDISNLYETIADDFAGVVQYNKDNRIGSPAGTNITIDVVCDIMVNQTIGPPINRLGQVNQLLLSTYDQKCLDYQYEKMIDTLRNASWDSEASEGGRQWTYQTCTEFGFYQTSSYESHIFGDQFSINFFIQQCTDIFGSIYDDDFIDAAIDRTNTFYGGLDIEVSNVVFVHGSIDPWHALGITKTVDQGAPAIYIEGTAHCANMYPPTDTDLPQLKAAREQIDELIGSWLKV, from the exons atGAAACTTTGTGCATTATTACTatgtttgttatatttttgtgCTGAGGTAAATTCGTGGAGATTTTTTCACCATGGTCGAATGGTAGGTGGAAATGTGGGTATACCAAAACCTGATAAACGTAGACAAAGTGTGAAAGAAGTTAATGAGGAATGGTTCACTCAGCAATTGGATCATTTTAATCCTACTGATGAGACAACTTGGCAACAA agATATTACAGCAACGATGAATACTTCAATGCAGAAAAAGGGGGCCCTGTGTTTTTGATGATTGGTGGTGAGGGTGAAGCTTCTGTGAAATGGATGACCCAAGGCAGTTGGGTAGACTCTGCTGAAAAATATGGTGCACTACTATTCCAGGTAGAACATAGATATTATGGAAAGAGTCATCCAACTGA agaCTTAAGCACCGAAAATCTAAAGTATTTAACGAGTCAACAGGCTTTAGCTGATCTAGCAGCATTTATTGTGGCCATGAACGAAAAATACAAACTTCCGGAAGATGTAAAATGGATCGCGTTTGGTGGTTCTTATCCAGGTTCCTTAGCTGCGTGGTTACGAGTCAAATACTCACATCTTGTTCATGGTGCAATGTCCGCCAGTGGTCCCCTATTGGCTCAAGTAGATTTCAAGG ATTATTTCAGAGTTATCACAGATTCTTTAGCGAGTTACAGCGATGATTGTGTAACTGCCGTAAAACAGGGTGTTAGTCAGATCGGCGTTTTgctcaaacaagaaattggcCAAGCAAATTTGGATCAGATATTCAATTTATGTGATCCAGTTCAAGAGTCGGTTGATAACGAACATGACATTTCGAACTTGTACGAGACAATAGCCGATGACTTTGCGGGTGTTGTTCAGTACAATAAAGATAACAGAATAGGCAGTCCTGCAGGAACCAACATCACAATAGATGTAGTTTGCGACATAATGGTCAACCAAACAATTGGGCCCCCCATTAATCGTCTTGGACAAGTCAATCAACTTTTGTTGAGTACGTACgatcaaaaatgtttagatTATCAGTACGAGAAGATGATTGACACTTTGAGAAACGCAAGTTGGGATAGCGAGGCGTCTGAAGGGGGGCGCCAATGGACGTACCAGACGTGTACAGAATTTGGTTTTTATCAAACATCCTCCTACGAATCGCACATATTCGGGGATCAGTTCTCTATCAATTTCTTTATACAACAGTGCACGGATATTTTTGGATCAATTTATGATGATGACTTTATCGACGCCGCCATCGATCGGACGAATACGTTTTACGGCGGACTTGACATTGAAGTGAGCAATGTCGTCTTTGTACATGGATCTATTGATCCGTGGCACGCTTTAGGCATCACAAAAACTGTTGATCAAGGGGCACCGGCTATATACATTGAAG GCACTGCCCATTGTGCCAACATGTATCCACCGACCGACACAGATTTACCCCAACTGAAGGCGGCGCGTGAACAGATTGACGAATTGATTGGTTCCTGGTTGAAGGTTTAA